A window of the SAR324 cluster bacterium genome harbors these coding sequences:
- a CDS encoding response regulator has protein sequence MEKTTGHVLYVEDEKALRDVTSFQLKTIGCQVSTAGHGKEALDFMEKQIPDLVLTDAMMPVMNGFDLVKAMQENERLKAIPVIFISANAQDSSKAQAFGTGAIDYLQKPVSMKELIFKVQNNLKLAATNKQQREHIAYNLKNAMESIDALKDQTQILAEIMKRTLGMRQLEDIHQIADKAVAGFFELCGAEVNFWRQLSGKSVMMGTRHPADEIENSRLERIESVFASKEAITEPSLLLYTEGYVMEVLRWTEDMPKIMEVMQLYFSQIADIFTSFKDAAIFRKVSGELHEILKIRNTLVSNLEHIRSDSNVNVSNISSGIEQISDLAFKETLSPEDMEQLREISTEVLTLTQYGDLANQKIFAIIHSLSQIFASLEDDVGVESVEMELSISEVSSDSIAGSEESNQQSVDDLLANLGL, from the coding sequence ATGGAAAAAACTACAGGGCATGTATTGTATGTCGAAGATGAAAAAGCATTGCGCGATGTGACCTCATTTCAACTAAAAACGATTGGGTGTCAGGTTTCGACAGCAGGACATGGCAAAGAAGCGCTGGATTTCATGGAAAAACAGATCCCTGATCTTGTGCTTACAGATGCGATGATGCCTGTCATGAACGGTTTCGATCTGGTAAAAGCCATGCAGGAAAATGAAAGATTGAAAGCTATTCCTGTTATTTTTATCTCTGCCAACGCGCAGGATTCCAGCAAAGCTCAGGCCTTTGGTACAGGAGCGATTGACTATCTGCAGAAACCCGTTTCAATGAAAGAATTGATCTTCAAGGTGCAGAACAATCTTAAACTGGCGGCTACAAACAAACAGCAGCGCGAGCACATTGCCTATAATCTCAAGAATGCCATGGAAAGTATTGATGCCCTGAAGGATCAAACCCAGATTCTGGCTGAAATCATGAAACGGACTCTGGGAATGCGACAACTGGAAGACATTCACCAGATTGCGGATAAGGCTGTAGCCGGATTTTTTGAGTTATGTGGCGCAGAAGTGAATTTCTGGAGACAACTTTCGGGCAAGTCGGTGATGATGGGAACCAGACATCCCGCTGATGAAATTGAAAATTCAAGGCTGGAACGAATAGAAAGTGTATTCGCCAGCAAGGAAGCAATCACGGAACCCTCACTCCTGCTATATACCGAAGGCTATGTCATGGAAGTCCTTCGCTGGACTGAAGATATGCCGAAGATCATGGAGGTGATGCAACTATATTTCAGCCAGATTGCTGATATTTTCACATCGTTCAAGGATGCTGCCATATTCAGAAAGGTATCTGGTGAGTTGCATGAAATTTTGAAAATCAGAAATACCCTCGTATCGAACCTGGAACATATCCGCTCAGACTCCAATGTCAATGTCAGCAATATCAGTTCCGGGATTGAACAGATTTCAGATCTGGCCTTTAAGGAAACCCTCAGTCCTGAAGACATGGAACAATTGAGAGAGATTTCCACAGAAGTACTCACACTCACTCAATATGGAGATCTGGCAAATCAAAAGATTTTTGCCATCATTCACTCCCTCTCTCAGATATTTGCCTCTCTCGAAGATGATGTTGGAGTGGAATCCGTAGAGATGGAACTATCCATCAGTGAAGTCAGTTCAGACAGCATTGCCGGTTCAGAAGAATCAAACCAGCAAAGTGTTGATGATTTGCTGGCAAATCTTGGATTGTAA
- a CDS encoding cyclic nucleotide-binding domain-containing protein — MTRQELYTSLRNTRYFINFSEEDLLFLMELLELRSFPPNHVVLQQGQINQDIFFILEGHVVLKTDQETICQFTRRGDMFGEMSALTARPSEVTIESIGALEVAVIPAKASAFVTRNPQHSFYPLFYQWLFQIIADKLHLISQKAKQFEETNRLKDDFLAIATHDLRAPVSSIITILEVILTNYDLESHVQEMLTSCMEICNDQLSLINNFLDIAKIESGQLELEYKALSPAELLGQIKQGMNHHRVLANNKNISLQIELHNPVNDSDHLFFQTNENQIKIKQVSVFTANFPIVSLDISKVRQVLNNLVSNAIKFTPEHGQITLKISHPNPEIVQFSVQDSGMGISPENIKLIFDKYKQVKNKNVGTKGERGTGLGLAICKNMVELHHGTIWVESKPGHGSVFHFTLPMRKQKTDAVSDTTSSISTPLPNVVSEPIEQPENKSSGDQQKQIWKLLSTSSFFKDFTDEDLSLLLPLSQLRQFEKEDILIHQGDTTDNRIFFLLKGQVSVYVDKRFILMLNQTWDIFGEMAICSAAPRSASVIADSSVQALILDASIVHDPSQQHNYQFRYYFYNMLAAIMSRKLKTTSDRAKLYEDALTQNQQMSEYSHGLEKRLQDNLEHMLLYTHMINSVQEGIFIMTPTGKITMTNPAIQTLFFMRDTEIIGRDLVDFVTEEDSQNRLENQFIPNNDHKSWLGEVLCHNDSGHAFPAYLSMSPVRNPQNEILALSCIIRDITRQKEQATRIMEQTNSLEQAYAELQELDKLKDNFLTLMSHEMRTPLSTVMACAEMLNTPGMVAPEDQPALLGPLLSETQKLDKLIGRVIYFSNLEQGTHEFQFMPGNIYELMQRLHTRWNPVALEKGLEMGLECSRSLRHIQMDIESMDIVLDAILENAVMFTDSGFIEIKVTQNQTGTIISIRDTGIGIAPENIPKVFKKFETFTDMTYHQHGMGLGMPVSKLIISAHHGEIWLESTVKEGSTFFVSLPRSHD, encoded by the coding sequence ATGACTCGACAAGAACTTTATACGTCACTGAGGAATACCCGATATTTCATCAATTTTTCTGAAGAGGATCTGTTATTTTTAATGGAACTGCTGGAACTTCGCAGTTTTCCGCCGAACCATGTGGTGCTTCAACAAGGACAGATAAATCAGGATATTTTTTTTATTCTGGAAGGACATGTTGTCCTGAAAACTGATCAGGAAACCATCTGCCAGTTCACCCGCCGTGGCGATATGTTCGGTGAGATGAGCGCACTCACCGCAAGACCCAGTGAAGTGACCATTGAATCCATCGGTGCTCTGGAAGTGGCTGTTATTCCGGCGAAAGCTTCAGCCTTTGTAACCCGAAATCCACAACATTCATTCTATCCTCTGTTTTATCAATGGCTGTTCCAGATCATTGCCGATAAACTTCATCTTATTTCACAGAAAGCCAAACAATTCGAAGAAACCAACCGGCTCAAAGACGACTTTCTTGCCATTGCCACCCATGATCTGCGGGCTCCGGTTAGCAGTATCATTACCATCCTTGAAGTGATTCTGACCAACTATGATCTGGAATCGCATGTACAGGAAATGCTGACGTCCTGTATGGAAATATGCAATGATCAGCTTTCCTTGATCAATAATTTTCTGGATATTGCCAAAATCGAATCCGGACAGCTTGAACTTGAATATAAAGCGCTGTCTCCCGCAGAATTGTTGGGCCAAATCAAACAGGGCATGAATCATCACAGGGTTCTGGCCAATAACAAAAATATTTCCTTGCAGATTGAGTTGCACAATCCAGTCAACGATTCAGATCATTTGTTCTTCCAGACCAATGAGAACCAGATCAAAATCAAACAAGTCTCTGTATTCACAGCAAACTTCCCCATTGTTTCACTGGATATTTCCAAGGTCAGGCAAGTCCTTAACAATCTGGTCAGTAACGCCATCAAGTTCACTCCGGAACATGGTCAAATCACCTTGAAAATCAGTCATCCCAACCCTGAGATCGTTCAGTTTTCTGTTCAGGATTCGGGAATGGGAATCAGTCCTGAAAATATCAAATTGATCTTTGATAAATACAAGCAGGTAAAAAATAAAAATGTGGGCACGAAAGGGGAACGGGGCACCGGTCTGGGACTTGCCATCTGTAAAAACATGGTGGAATTGCACCATGGAACCATCTGGGTTGAGAGCAAACCCGGTCATGGCAGTGTGTTCCATTTCACACTCCCCATGAGAAAACAGAAAACAGACGCTGTTTCTGACACCACCTCATCCATATCCACCCCCTTACCGAACGTTGTCTCCGAACCGATTGAACAACCAGAAAACAAGAGTTCCGGCGATCAGCAGAAACAGATATGGAAATTACTCTCAACTTCTTCTTTTTTTAAGGATTTTACGGATGAGGATCTAAGTCTGCTGTTGCCTCTCAGCCAACTCCGGCAGTTTGAGAAAGAGGATATTCTGATTCACCAGGGAGACACCACAGATAACCGTATTTTTTTCCTGCTCAAAGGTCAGGTTTCTGTGTATGTCGACAAAAGATTCATCCTGATGCTGAACCAGACCTGGGATATATTTGGAGAAATGGCCATCTGCAGCGCGGCTCCCCGATCCGCGTCTGTGATTGCTGATAGTTCTGTGCAGGCGTTGATTCTAGATGCTTCCATTGTGCATGATCCCTCTCAACAACATAATTATCAGTTCAGGTATTATTTTTATAACATGCTTGCCGCAATCATGTCCCGTAAACTGAAAACAACTTCTGACCGGGCAAAATTGTATGAAGACGCCTTGACACAGAATCAGCAGATGTCTGAATACAGCCATGGACTTGAAAAACGATTGCAGGATAATCTGGAACACATGCTGTTGTATACCCACATGATCAACAGTGTGCAGGAAGGAATCTTCATCATGACCCCCACAGGAAAAATCACCATGACAAATCCGGCAATTCAGACGCTGTTTTTCATGCGCGATACCGAAATAATCGGAAGAGATCTGGTTGATTTTGTGACGGAGGAGGATTCTCAAAACAGGCTTGAAAACCAATTTATTCCCAATAATGATCACAAATCATGGCTGGGGGAAGTGCTCTGCCACAATGACTCGGGGCATGCTTTCCCGGCCTACCTGTCCATGTCTCCTGTCCGGAATCCCCAAAATGAAATTCTGGCGTTATCCTGTATCATTCGGGATATCACCCGACAAAAAGAACAGGCAACGAGGATTATGGAACAAACAAATTCTCTGGAACAGGCCTATGCGGAATTGCAGGAACTGGATAAACTCAAGGATAACTTTCTGACCTTAATGTCGCATGAAATGCGAACCCCTCTCAGCACGGTCATGGCTTGTGCAGAGATGCTCAATACGCCCGGAATGGTAGCACCTGAAGATCAGCCTGCGCTGCTGGGACCCTTGTTGAGCGAAACACAGAAACTGGACAAACTGATTGGACGGGTCATTTATTTTTCCAATCTGGAACAGGGAACTCATGAATTCCAATTCATGCCGGGAAATATTTATGAACTGATGCAGAGACTGCATACCCGCTGGAATCCAGTCGCCCTGGAAAAAGGTCTGGAAATGGGACTGGAATGCTCGCGTTCCCTGCGCCATATTCAAATGGATATTGAAAGCATGGACATCGTGCTGGACGCTATTCTGGAAAACGCTGTCATGTTCACGGATTCTGGTTTTATTGAAATCAAGGTGACGCAGAACCAAACCGGAACCATCATCAGCATCCGTGATACAGGAATTGGCATTGCACCGGAAAACATTCCCAAAGTATTCAAAAAATTTGAAACCTTTACGGATATGACCTATCACCAACATGGAATGGGTCTGGGAATGCCGGTTTCCAAACTGATTATATCCGCGCATCATGGCGAAATCTGGCTGGAAAGCACCGTAAAAGAGGGAAGCACTTTTTTTGTGTCACTCCCCCGCAGTCATGATTGA